In one window of Candidatus Poribacteria bacterium DNA:
- a CDS encoding DUF3419 family protein: MPDNDVQFAVVREDPMVEAELVRLTNASNVLLIASGGCTALTLQALFPDLHITLVDFNPAQLERVRDKMRALHGVDAAARHRRFNIETSDPSGLNQCGNFESLFRGLREFIFDLVADEAEIRLLFEEKGRLADVSELLFSNKYWSVAFDLYFSDSLLNAMFGPDATQHAETGSYRRYFQRLFEKGLTSAGAFDNYFLHHVFLGYYLQRPASLPYYLLAPFTDYCFQMIEGTLDGVPELQRFDLISLSNIMDWMPLAEITSLIGYLQNEMKSGATVLYRQLNNYTDLSTYFGDSFTFNEGLGIRFQEIERSLFYASVHVGKRK, from the coding sequence ATGCCGGATAACGATGTCCAATTTGCAGTCGTCAGAGAAGATCCGATGGTGGAGGCGGAGCTGGTTCGTTTAACAAATGCCAGCAATGTGCTGTTGATTGCTTCTGGCGGGTGTACTGCCTTAACATTGCAAGCGTTGTTTCCAGATTTGCATATCACGCTGGTCGATTTTAATCCGGCACAGTTAGAGCGAGTTCGAGACAAAATGAGAGCACTGCACGGTGTTGATGCAGCGGCACGGCATCGAAGATTTAATATTGAGACCAGCGATCCAAGTGGACTCAATCAGTGTGGTAACTTTGAGTCCCTGTTCCGAGGTCTACGGGAGTTCATCTTCGATCTGGTTGCCGACGAAGCGGAAATCCGACTGTTATTTGAAGAGAAAGGTCGACTTGCGGATGTCTCAGAGCTGCTCTTCTCGAACAAGTATTGGTCAGTAGCGTTCGATCTGTACTTTAGCGACTCACTTCTGAATGCGATGTTTGGTCCAGACGCTACACAGCACGCTGAAACTGGGAGTTATCGGCGTTACTTTCAGAGGTTATTTGAAAAAGGCTTGACCTCTGCAGGGGCGTTTGATAATTACTTTCTTCATCATGTATTTCTTGGATACTATCTCCAACGTCCGGCAAGTCTGCCTTATTACCTCTTAGCACCATTTACCGATTACTGTTTTCAGATGATTGAAGGGACACTGGATGGGGTCCCGGAGCTGCAACGTTTTGATCTCATATCTCTATCCAACATTATGGATTGGATGCCATTAGCTGAGATTACTTCCCTTATCGGTTATCTTCAAAACGAAATGAAATCTGGAGCGACGGTTCTGTATCGTCAACTCAATAATTACACCGATCTTTCAACCTATTTTGGCGATTCATTTACCTTCAATGAAGGGTTGGGTATTCGGTTCCAAGAAATCGAACGCAGCTTATTTTATGCCAGCGTTCATGTCGGAAAAAGGAAGTGA
- a CDS encoding helix-hairpin-helix domain-containing protein produces the protein MNGEKNLEDGSYVDAKGRTRWHENDEIALRLLELHTFLIIADYPEDHASRYPRLSHSISRFPEPVSDLIAQGRLIEEIGGVGEIIAEIIREFVETGTSGKLEEFAGDTPRTVVELVPIPGLGAKTIKRLYEEVGVESLVSLRAAIDEGKLKGFRGIGKKTLEKIEAYLDEAL, from the coding sequence GTGAACGGTGAGAAAAATTTAGAAGACGGCTCTTACGTTGATGCGAAGGGACGGACACGTTGGCATGAAAACGATGAAATTGCGCTAAGACTCTTGGAGCTCCATACCTTCCTAATTATTGCGGACTATCCAGAAGACCACGCATCACGATACCCGCGCCTCTCGCATTCTATCTCTCGCTTTCCAGAGCCGGTGTCGGATTTAATCGCACAGGGACGGTTGATAGAGGAAATTGGAGGGGTCGGGGAAATCATTGCGGAAATTATCAGGGAATTCGTAGAAACGGGTACAAGCGGGAAATTGGAGGAGTTCGCCGGTGATACCCCCCGAACGGTCGTTGAGCTTGTGCCTATACCCGGACTCGGCGCCAAAACAATTAAGCGGTTATATGAAGAAGTCGGTGTAGAGAGTCTTGTTTCGCTCAGAGCGGCGATTGATGAAGGAAAACTCAAGGGTTTTCGCGGTATCGGCAAAAAGACGTTGGAAAAGATTGAAGCGTATCTTGATGAGGCGTTATAG
- a CDS encoding Rieske (2Fe-2S) protein, with protein MLENTNFVKVAARSDVAEGKPRAVRVEGHSIALFQHEGAIYATDNQCPHMGYPLVRGRVRRGVLSCDWHGWSYDMEGGGCFTGGCDDLATFPVEVRNGDIYVDVASGGKKRDDAHFLLLKEGLLTTDNWTLSKAIAIMLAKGVSEEETLELMVKHMGQHVSTDQDAFNGGRKLAMLMNGVKVARMYEPEDRLIPLMLAAEGAAGRLGDRPDRRPLPPPIDWQKLKDWIRVFTADKEWEGIEKCLITARRLGGQDEKIVPLLFECAVQPFFINHSRNLINLGHLAELLDRFGWELTEELVCNLGAKILGEGRGRPSELHREAIQKLEEISPLFDELPQGTSVDYDEDKFSAALVSGDLNEVFDTLTEMLAAGVPINDLATTMVMMAGDRMARTPVNMSPGWWDLQEEMELGATVRKVLRYGGTKVAAKALYHAAWRFFENRWLNIRYQPITASRTSTNRVVLDEDVVLSEILDGIESVRIQEIGRRTREYLNAGCSAERLMAEMGLSILKDDNGHHLLSSIYMVSEEWKTCGSHPGRNQLIVGLARWATDIRRNAGNDSAVQTAHRFARGETATELYE; from the coding sequence GTGTTAGAGAATACCAATTTCGTCAAGGTTGCTGCCCGCAGCGATGTAGCGGAAGGGAAACCGAGGGCAGTTAGAGTTGAAGGACATAGCATCGCTCTGTTTCAGCATGAGGGTGCTATCTATGCGACGGATAATCAATGTCCACACATGGGGTATCCATTGGTGAGAGGGCGCGTCAGGAGAGGCGTTTTATCGTGTGATTGGCACGGCTGGAGTTACGACATGGAGGGTGGCGGATGCTTTACGGGGGGTTGTGATGACCTCGCCACGTTTCCTGTTGAGGTGCGGAATGGTGATATCTATGTGGATGTCGCCAGTGGCGGTAAGAAACGCGACGATGCCCATTTTTTGCTCCTAAAGGAGGGCTTATTAACGACGGACAACTGGACGCTTTCTAAAGCGATTGCGATTATGTTAGCGAAAGGTGTTTCCGAAGAAGAGACCTTGGAATTGATGGTCAAACACATGGGGCAACATGTCTCTACAGATCAGGATGCGTTCAATGGTGGCAGAAAGTTGGCGATGCTGATGAACGGCGTAAAGGTCGCCCGTATGTACGAACCCGAAGATCGACTTATCCCGTTGATGTTGGCGGCAGAGGGTGCAGCGGGTAGATTGGGAGATAGACCCGATCGCCGTCCTCTTCCCCCACCGATTGATTGGCAGAAACTAAAAGACTGGATTCGGGTGTTCACCGCTGATAAAGAATGGGAGGGTATCGAAAAGTGTCTGATCACGGCGCGACGGTTAGGCGGACAGGATGAAAAAATTGTACCACTCCTGTTTGAATGTGCCGTTCAACCCTTCTTCATCAATCATTCCAGAAATCTCATTAATCTTGGACACTTGGCTGAGTTGTTGGATCGGTTTGGATGGGAGTTGACTGAGGAGTTAGTCTGCAACCTCGGCGCAAAGATTCTGGGTGAGGGACGCGGCAGACCGAGTGAACTTCATCGTGAAGCGATCCAAAAACTGGAAGAAATCAGTCCTCTCTTTGATGAACTTCCACAGGGGACATCTGTTGATTATGACGAAGATAAATTCTCGGCGGCTCTGGTCAGTGGTGATCTCAATGAGGTTTTTGATACACTAACGGAAATGCTTGCCGCGGGTGTTCCGATTAACGATCTTGCTACAACTATGGTTATGATGGCAGGCGATAGAATGGCACGGACACCGGTGAACATGAGTCCAGGTTGGTGGGACCTACAAGAAGAGATGGAGTTGGGAGCGACTGTGAGAAAGGTGCTTCGGTATGGTGGAACGAAAGTCGCCGCGAAGGCACTTTATCATGCAGCGTGGCGGTTTTTCGAGAACCGATGGCTTAACATTCGCTATCAACCTATCACAGCGTCGAGAACATCTACAAATCGTGTTGTTCTTGATGAGGATGTAGTGCTTTCGGAGATCTTAGATGGGATTGAGTCTGTCCGTATTCAGGAAATCGGACGACGTACCCGTGAGTATCTTAATGCTGGATGCTCTGCGGAGCGGTTGATGGCTGAAATGGGACTGAGTATTCTTAAGGATGATAACGGTCACCATCTGCTCAGTTCAATTTATATGGTGTCTGAGGAGTGGAAAACGTGTGGATCCCATCCTGGGAGAAATCAACTGATAGTTGGATTGGCGCGATGGGCAACCGATATTCGCAGAAACGCCGGAAATGATTCCGCTGTTCAGACGGCTCACCGTTTCGCGCGCGGTGAAACCGCGACGGAACTCTATGAATAG